The proteins below come from a single Aegilops tauschii subsp. strangulata cultivar AL8/78 chromosome 6, Aet v6.0, whole genome shotgun sequence genomic window:
- the LOC109732082 gene encoding uncharacterized protein, giving the protein MKFNRGRRRRDSKKAAGNDDMLGKLPNDDMLSKLPNDVLLNILERVGTLDAVKTCILSKQMQKLPGMLSQIVIDLSPRDLVRMNGVVANVTANILSKRSPQITVRKLKVKFFLSPRGLPIGKAVALAMATQKLDAAEFEILTLRDSFNCTGEHFLLFAKQFNDFLKDCPDAFAGLTRLQLQNMRFGESDIPNILSTCKRLQSLSFFECDAGVRSVLHVQHAQLVELVITYGEFKTVVLDFLPKLQQMTYNNWPCDENPLVLGTVPQLWKLSLANANISGKTLNLSKLLANAPTVSHLYLEFRSEKIWVQPERSKVLAPVLAKLRLVDLDNLPEECDVAWTMFLLEAAPYLEELSITVWDHKCQKESQKSHMKTDVKWEPSDPHFKQKNLARLTIYGFQSDDNFIGYIRRVIQAAANIREVSLHDRKVCPFCFEKFPHAAVRPSSYPRTSEEVDLLRKKMTTASATASPDIHFRS; this is encoded by the exons ATGAAGTTCAATAGGGGTCGCCGCCGCCGTGAT TCCAAGAAAGCAGCTGGCAATGATGACATGCTAGGCAAGCTGCCCAACGATGACATGCTAAGCAAGCTGCCCAATGACGTGCTGCTCAACATCCTCGAGAGGGTGGGCACGCTTGATGCTGTCAAAACCTGCATCCTCTCGAAGCAAATGCAGAAGCTGCCCGGCATGCTCTCCCAGATTGTCATCGATCTCAGCCCTCGCGATTTGGTGCGAATGAACGGCGTTGTGGCCAACGTGACGGCAAACATCCTTAGTAAAAGGTCTCCCCAGATCACCGTTCGCAAGCTGAAGGTCAAATTCTTCTTGAGTCCTCGCGGTCTCCCCATCGGCAAAGCTGTTGCGCTCGCTATGGCGACTCAGAAACTAGATGCTGCCGAGTTTGAAATCTTGACACTGAGGGATTCATTTAATTGCACAGGGGAACATTTCCTGCTCTTCGCTAAGCAGTTCAATGATTTTCTAAAAGATTGTCCAGATGCATTTGCTGGTCTCACACGGCTGCAACTGCAGAATATGAGGTTTGGTGAATCGGACATACCCAATATTCTTAGCACCTGCAAGCGGCTCCAGTCCCTGTCTTTCTTTGAGTGTGATGCGGGGGTCCGTTCCGTGCTGCATGTACAACACGCTCAACTTGTTGAGCTTGTTATCACCTATGGGGAGTTTAAAACAGTGGTGCTTGACTTTCTACCAAAGCTCCAGCAAATGACCTATAATAATTGGCCTTGTGATGAAAATCCCTTGGTTCTTGGCACTGTCCCTCAGCTTTGGAAGCTCAGTCTTGCTAATGCAAATATTTCAGGCAAGACCCTCAACCTAAGCAAGCTGCTTGCTAATGCCCCCACTGTAAGCCATCTGTATCTGGAGTTTCGAAGTGAAAAG ATTTGGGTTCAACCAGAACGCTCAAAAGTGCTTGCTCCTGTGCTCGCCAAACTGCGGCTTGTGGATTTGGACAATCTTCCTGAAGAATGTGATGTTGCTTGGACAATGTTCCTTCTTGAAGCTGCACCATACCTAGAGGAGCTTTCCATCACAGTATGGGATCATAAGTGCCAAAAGGAGTCACAAAAGAGTCACATGAAAACGGATGTGAAGTGGGAACCATCTGATCCTCATTTTAAGCAGAAGAATCTGGCGAGGCTAACTATCTACGGCTTCCAGTCCGATGACAATTTCATCGGATACATTAGACGCGTCATTCAAGCTGCTGCGAACATCAGGGAGGTATCCCTGCACGACAGGAAGGTGTGCCCATTTTGTTTCGAAAAGTTCCCTCACGCGGCTGTTCGTCCTTCGAGTTATCCACGGACCAGTGAGGAGGTGGATTTGTTGAGGAAGAAGATGACAACAGCGTCGGCGACGGCTTCTCCTGATATTCACTTCCGCTCATGA
- the LOC109732081 gene encoding uncharacterized protein, translating to MDLINPEILVEFHLAKLHRAGSYKGCVVVYPEPNAAAYDMYRISPILPHETARKAANRRHRALKPNRKFPSGGKNKTLSGPKETKTPVPDAEQTKTHVPENTEPAAISDEIIDAYHTRRLDAKVAGMVKPE from the exons ATGGACCTCATCAATCCCGAGATCCTGGTGGAGTTCCACCTCGCGAAACTTCACCGAGCTGGGTCATACAAAGGTTGCGTCGTTGTGTATCCAGAGCCGAATG CCGCCGCCTATGACATGTACCGCATCTCCCCCATCCTACCACATGAAACCGCTAGGAAAGCGGCCAATCGCAGACACAGGGCTCTCAAACCAAACC GTAAATTCCCGTCTGGTGGCAAAAACAAGACTCTGAGTGGGCCTAAAGAGACCAAGACCCCTGTGCCAGACGCTGAGCAAACCAAGACGCATGTGCCTGAGAACACCGAGCCCGCCGCCATCTCTGATGAGATCATTGATGCCTATCACACCCGGCGTCTCGATG CTAAGGTTGCTGGAATGGTGAAGCCAGAGTAA